The proteins below are encoded in one region of Nitrospirota bacterium:
- a CDS encoding cyclic nucleotide-binding domain-containing protein has translation MIDIADLKKQILLKELNDEELLMIRDKITVESYPRGTLIFKEGEPTKGIYLVKNGKVEISKSTPDGWKQTLAILNEGHFFGELSVIEDKKVHGANVTAVENTELFLLKSETFRSLEDSHPQVMYKIVKAIARVASKNIHSMNEKLMNLLISY, from the coding sequence ATGATTGACATAGCGGACTTAAAGAAACAGATACTTCTGAAAGAGCTCAATGATGAGGAGCTCCTGATGATCAGGGATAAGATAACGGTTGAGAGCTATCCCAGGGGTACGCTTATCTTTAAGGAGGGGGAACCTACAAAGGGGATATACCTTGTAAAGAATGGAAAGGTCGAGATATCAAAGAGCACCCCTGACGGCTGGAAACAGACGCTGGCCATACTCAATGAGGGTCATTTCTTTGGTGAGCTATCTGTTATAGAGGACAAGAAGGTGCATGGTGCAAATGTTACGGCTGTTGAGAACACAGAACTCTTTCTCCTGAAGAGCGAGACCTTCAGGTCACTTGAAGACAGCCACCCGCAGGTAATGTACAAGATTGTGAAGGCCATAGCCAGGGTGGCGAGCAAGAACATACACTCAATGAACGAAAAGCTGATGAATCTGCTGATTAGTTATTAG
- a CDS encoding formate--tetrahydrofolate ligase codes for MPIDPTKHADWEVAEAAEKNMKTVYELAEEMGLDKKELLPHGHYVAKLDYKAILDRLKDRPDGKYIDVTAITPTPLGEGKSTTTIGLLQGMGKRGKHVMAAIRQPSGGPTMNIKGSAAGGGLSQCIPLTPFSLGLTGDINAIMNAHNLAMVAMTARMQHEFNYNDEQLAKRNLKRLDMNPRNVQMGWIMDFCAQALRKMVIGIGGKMDGFMMESKFDIAVSSEVMAILSVATDLKDFRERMGKIVVAYNKQGNPVTTEDLEVAGAMTAWMAGAINPNLMQSIEGQPVLVHAGPFANIAIGQSSIIADRVGLKLSDYHITESGFGADIGYEKFWNLKCRYSGIKPDAVVIVATIRALKCHGGAPVPVPGRPIPAEYGEENVEWVEKGCENLIHHINTVRKSGATPVVCINAFYTDTKAEIETVRKMVEAAGARVAVSEHWLKGGDGALELADAVLDACDEESNFKFLYDLDVTQRHRIEMIAEDVYGADGVEFSSEALQKLKEIEADPELGKFGTCMVKTHLSLSDNPALKGVPKGWKLFVRDVLIFRGAGFVVPVAGDIKLMPGTSSDPAYRRIDVDVETGKVKGLF; via the coding sequence ATGCCGATTGATCCAACAAAGCACGCGGACTGGGAGGTAGCAGAGGCCGCAGAAAAGAACATGAAGACAGTTTATGAGTTGGCCGAAGAGATGGGGCTTGACAAGAAAGAGCTTCTTCCCCACGGTCACTATGTTGCAAAGCTTGATTACAAGGCCATCCTGGACCGTCTCAAGGACCGTCCTGACGGAAAGTACATTGACGTAACCGCCATCACGCCAACACCGCTTGGCGAAGGAAAATCAACAACTACGATCGGGCTCCTTCAGGGGATGGGCAAGAGGGGCAAACACGTTATGGCTGCAATAAGACAGCCCTCCGGCGGGCCGACCATGAACATCAAGGGTTCGGCAGCAGGCGGCGGACTTTCGCAGTGTATCCCGCTGACACCCTTTTCCCTTGGTCTTACAGGAGATATAAACGCCATCATGAATGCCCATAACCTTGCCATGGTTGCAATGACTGCAAGGATGCAGCATGAGTTCAATTACAATGACGAACAACTTGCAAAGCGTAATCTGAAGAGGCTGGATATGAACCCCCGCAATGTCCAGATGGGATGGATTATGGACTTCTGTGCCCAGGCACTCAGAAAGATGGTTATCGGTATCGGCGGAAAGATGGACGGCTTCATGATGGAGTCGAAGTTTGATATTGCCGTCTCATCCGAGGTTATGGCCATACTGTCTGTAGCAACTGATCTCAAGGATTTCCGCGAGAGAATGGGCAAGATAGTTGTTGCCTATAACAAGCAGGGAAACCCTGTAACTACTGAAGACCTTGAGGTTGCCGGTGCAATGACTGCATGGATGGCCGGTGCGATAAACCCTAACCTTATGCAGTCCATAGAGGGACAGCCTGTCCTGGTTCATGCAGGACCTTTTGCCAATATTGCCATCGGACAGTCCTCGATTATAGCAGACAGGGTAGGCCTGAAACTCTCGGACTACCATATAACCGAGAGCGGGTTTGGTGCTGATATCGGTTATGAAAAATTCTGGAACCTCAAGTGCCGTTACTCGGGCATCAAGCCTGATGCCGTAGTGATAGTGGCGACAATCAGGGCCCTGAAGTGTCACGGTGGTGCACCGGTTCCTGTTCCGGGAAGACCTATTCCCGCGGAATACGGTGAAGAGAATGTTGAATGGGTGGAAAAGGGTTGCGAGAACCTCATACATCACATAAATACCGTCAGAAAGTCAGGGGCAACCCCGGTGGTCTGCATAAATGCCTTCTATACGGATACCAAGGCCGAGATTGAGACCGTCAGGAAGATGGTTGAGGCTGCCGGTGCAAGGGTTGCCGTCAGTGAGCATTGGCTGAAAGGCGGTGACGGTGCACTTGAGCTTGCCGATGCAGTGCTCGATGCCTGTGATGAGGAGAGTAACTTCAAGTTCCTCTATGATCTTGATGTAACCCAGAGGCACAGAATCGAGATGATTGCAGAGGATGTCTACGGAGCTGACGGTGTAGAGTTTTCATCTGAGGCGCTGCAGAAGCTGAAGGAGATAGAGGCAGATCCGGAGCTTGGAAAGTTCGGCACGTGTATGGTCAAGACCCACCTGAGCCTGAGTGATAACCCGGCCCTGAAAGGAGTACCTAAAGGATGGAAGCTCTTTGTGAGGGACGTCCTTATCTTCAGGGGAGCAGGATTTGTCGTTCCGGTGGCAGGTGATATAAAGCTGATGCCTGGTACGTCCTCGGATCCGGCCTACAGAAGGATTGATGTGGATGTCGAGACCGGAAAGGTGAAAGGCCTGTTTTGA